A window from Chloroflexota bacterium encodes these proteins:
- a CDS encoding FAD-binding oxidoreductase — protein sequence MASSTVVVIGAGALGASTAYHLARKGAAVTLVDQFAPGSQTSPRAAGLTNTKAVNHELMARLTHEATEALACFEEEHGVDLQFHRSGSVKAAYTPDGEAHLLADLEMARSLGIPVELISPADAVRLAPWFRPGAPRAVGYVPEDAYLEPSRVPAAYVELARRAGARVQAFTQVTGIETVAGRLTGVTTSNGGLPADAVVDAAGGWSRTVAARAGLRLPLVPVRHQLFITEPISGVVAGQPVVRFLESSVYVRPERGGLMLGGYEDTPLPFDPSAQASGFQMADLPLDLGVLRGLLGEIAEHVPALRDAPVRVHRGGTPTMTPDGYPILGAVPGLAGLFVASGCCVGGLSLSPAAGRALADLILDGASTPDLTPFSVERFRGWMDPAAIEVASLHHYARKYTR from the coding sequence AGTTTGCGCCCGGCTCGCAGACCTCGCCGCGCGCGGCCGGCCTGACCAACACCAAGGCGGTCAACCACGAGCTGATGGCTCGCCTGACCCATGAGGCGACCGAGGCGCTGGCCTGCTTCGAAGAAGAGCACGGCGTCGATCTCCAGTTTCACCGCTCGGGCAGCGTCAAGGCGGCGTACACCCCGGACGGCGAGGCCCACTTGCTGGCCGACCTGGAGATGGCCCGCTCGCTGGGCATTCCGGTCGAGCTGATCTCGCCGGCCGACGCCGTCCGGCTGGCGCCCTGGTTTCGGCCCGGAGCGCCGCGCGCCGTTGGCTACGTGCCCGAGGATGCCTACCTGGAGCCGTCGCGCGTGCCAGCCGCCTACGTTGAGCTGGCCAGGCGAGCCGGCGCGCGGGTGCAGGCATTCACACAGGTGACGGGCATTGAGACGGTCGCCGGCCGGCTGACCGGCGTTACAACGTCCAACGGCGGTCTGCCGGCCGACGCAGTCGTGGACGCGGCCGGCGGCTGGTCGCGGACCGTGGCGGCCCGGGCCGGCCTCCGCCTGCCGCTGGTCCCGGTGCGCCACCAGCTCTTCATCACCGAGCCGATCTCCGGCGTCGTGGCGGGGCAGCCCGTCGTGCGATTTCTGGAGTCGAGCGTCTACGTGCGTCCCGAGCGCGGCGGCCTGATGCTGGGCGGCTACGAGGACACGCCCCTGCCGTTCGACCCGTCGGCGCAGGCGTCGGGGTTTCAGATGGCCGATCTGCCACTGGATCTCGGGGTGCTGCGGGGGTTGCTGGGCGAGATCGCCGAGCACGTGCCGGCGCTGCGGGATGCTCCCGTGCGCGTGCACCGGGGCGGCACGCCGACGATGACGCCGGACGGCTACCCGATCCTCGGCGCGGTCCCAGGTCTCGCGGGCCTGTTCGTGGCATCTGGCTGCTGCGTGGGCGGGTTGAGCCTCTCGCCGGCGGCCGGGCGGGCGCTGGCCGATCTGATCCTTGACGGCGCGAGCACGCCCGACCTGACGCCATTCTCGGTCGAGCGCTTCCGTGGCTGGATGGACCCGGCTGCGATCGAGGTGGCGAGCCTCCATCACTACGCCCGCAAGTACACGCGGTAG